In Azospirillum ramasamyi, a single window of DNA contains:
- a CDS encoding recombinase family protein produces the protein MANIGYARVSTADQDPALQLDALAKADCERVFQDQASGAKADRPGLAAAIAFARAGDSLVVWKLDRLGRSLPHLIETVNMLEARGVGFRSLTEAIDTTTPGGRLVFHIFGALGQFERDLIRERTRAGLVAAVARGRKGGRTPVVTEDKLRRAKALLAQGLTVREAAARIKVGKTALYAALGVNGSEDADL, from the coding sequence GTGGCGAACATCGGCTATGCCAGAGTCTCGACCGCTGATCAGGATCCGGCTCTGCAACTCGACGCCTTGGCCAAGGCGGACTGCGAACGGGTCTTTCAGGATCAAGCATCCGGAGCCAAGGCTGATCGACCTGGGCTGGCGGCGGCCATCGCCTTCGCACGGGCCGGCGACAGTCTGGTGGTCTGGAAGCTGGACCGTCTCGGCCGATCGCTGCCGCACCTGATTGAGACCGTGAACATGCTGGAGGCCCGTGGCGTCGGCTTTCGGTCGCTGACCGAAGCGATCGACACGACCACACCCGGCGGCCGGCTGGTATTCCACATCTTCGGCGCTCTTGGCCAATTTGAGCGTGACCTCATCCGGGAACGGACCCGTGCCGGTTTGGTCGCTGCCGTTGCCCGTGGCCGGAAGGGCGGGCGCACGCCAGTGGTGACCGAGGACAAGCTACGCCGGGCAAAGGCGCTCCTCGCCCAAGGCCTCACGGTTCGTGAAGCCGCTGCGCGGATCAAGGTCGGAAAGACCGCGCTCTATGCAGCTCTTGGCGTAAACGGAAGCGAGGATGCTGATCTCTGA
- a CDS encoding TetR/AcrR family transcriptional regulator codes for MPRHANTRGRIIQAASKLFYAEGIGRVSVDAIAEKAGITKRTLYYHFESKDDLVAAYLDARDQPNLKLMASWFAGAEGGAAEKVAAIFASLARNARHPKWKGCGFLRTTAELAALPGHPAVKIGARHKSAFASWLADELELAGYNNPQALARQILLLLDGAFSASLVHRDASWFEEAGHAAHALVNGHPRKHEDQQSQA; via the coding sequence ATGCCAAGACATGCGAACACGCGCGGACGGATCATCCAGGCAGCATCCAAGCTCTTCTATGCGGAGGGGATCGGCCGCGTCAGTGTCGATGCCATCGCCGAGAAGGCGGGCATCACCAAGCGCACGCTCTATTATCATTTCGAGAGCAAGGATGACCTCGTCGCCGCCTATCTTGACGCGCGCGACCAGCCCAACCTGAAGCTGATGGCGAGCTGGTTCGCTGGCGCCGAAGGCGGGGCGGCAGAGAAGGTTGCAGCCATCTTCGCCAGCCTCGCGCGCAACGCACGCCACCCGAAATGGAAGGGCTGCGGCTTCCTGCGGACCACGGCGGAACTAGCCGCCCTGCCGGGCCATCCCGCTGTGAAGATCGGCGCGCGTCACAAGAGTGCCTTCGCCTCATGGCTTGCGGACGAACTGGAGCTTGCGGGTTATAACAATCCGCAAGCCCTCGCACGCCAGATCCTGTTGCTGCTCGACGGCGCCTTCTCCGCATCGCTGGTGCACCGCGACGCCAGTTGGTTCGAAGAGGCCGGTCACGCCGCCCACGCTTTGGTGAATGGCCATCCACGGAAACACGAGGACCAGCAGAGCCAAGCCTGA
- a CDS encoding crotonase/enoyl-CoA hydratase family protein produces the protein MIECVLKEIDGAIATLTLNRPEKLNALNYETIDALLGVLDDIEGDNHVRGVILTGTGRAFSAGGDIPEFSRSVAESPEAALRDFVARGQRLTARIEAFRKPILVAVNGLAYGGGCEVTEAAPLAIASERAVFAKPEIRLGMPPTFGGTQRLPRLAGRKRAMQLLLTGETFSPDRALELGLVNAVVPHEELLPAARMLLERILVHSPLAVATILTAVTRGINLPIAEGLAVEAEQFARMAPTADLREGLGAWIARREPAYPGTWSSAVTI, from the coding sequence ATGATCGAGTGTGTCCTGAAGGAGATCGACGGAGCGATCGCGACGCTGACGCTGAACCGCCCGGAGAAGCTCAATGCCCTCAATTACGAGACCATCGACGCCTTGCTCGGGGTTCTCGACGACATCGAGGGCGACAACCATGTACGTGGGGTGATCCTCACCGGAACAGGGCGCGCCTTCTCCGCCGGCGGCGACATTCCCGAGTTCTCCCGCTCCGTGGCAGAGAGTCCCGAAGCGGCACTTCGTGACTTCGTGGCGCGCGGCCAGCGGCTCACCGCCCGCATCGAGGCGTTCCGCAAACCCATCCTGGTGGCGGTCAACGGCCTCGCCTATGGCGGCGGCTGCGAGGTGACGGAAGCCGCTCCCCTCGCAATCGCCAGCGAGCGCGCCGTCTTCGCTAAGCCCGAGATCCGCCTTGGGATGCCGCCCACCTTTGGCGGCACCCAGCGCCTGCCCAGGCTCGCCGGGCGCAAGCGCGCCATGCAGTTGCTGCTCACCGGTGAGACCTTTTCGCCCGATCGGGCGCTGGAACTGGGCCTCGTCAACGCGGTCGTTCCTCATGAGGAACTGTTGCCGGCGGCGCGGATGCTGTTGGAGCGCATTCTCGTCCATTCGCCGCTCGCCGTTGCCACCATCCTCACCGCGGTCACGCGGGGCATCAATCTGCCCATCGCCGAAGGTTTGGCGGTGGAGGCCGAGCAGTTCGCCCGGATGGCGCCGACCGCCGACCTGCGCGAGGGGCTGGGCGCCTGGATCGCCCGGCGGGAACCGGCCTATCCAGGCACCTGGTCCTCCGCCGTCACGATCTGA
- a CDS encoding Tn3 family transposase has product MPRHRLLPDTELRRLLGIPADRDALARRFTLTPSDQDLVLTRRGTANRLGFAVQLALLRHSGRALAQIEEPLDALVDWIATQIHVPAHLFTAYARRPQTMTDHARQLAAMLGLRPSTNLDLPFMIEAAAQAAWTTNRPEPIVTAIVSALRSQNLILPALPVIERTGAAGRARARKRAVDALLAGLTDEQLAELDRLPVVDPDLGGTPLSWLKAMPSAPKAGHVRDLLDKLQAVRAIGIASDIDTRIPEVRFRQFVREGQASPAYLLGRYTAQRRRATLVAVLFDLESRLIDAVLDMADRLIGGAFTRGKHAKEKTYAATTRDVGRLMRLFHDTIEALAVAQDSDRDAFAVVDESVGWAKLLRARPEVASLADLAEENPLVRAADRYITIRKFLPALLEALTFKAARDNDPLLAAVALLRDLNQSGKRDIPADAPMPFRKEWRRLVVDGGKPNRRLYEMAVVATLRNKLRSGDVWVERSSNYRRFDSYLLPTMAVAPVLSELGLPDTADAWIAMRGQELDERLKRFTLRLRRSQLDGVELRDDRLHITPLRATTPVEATVLAGRLDALLPRVRITELLHEVNRATGFAAAFTNLRTGEPCANENALLAAILADGTNLGLARMADASQGVTRDQLVWTADAYIRPETYRAALARIIEAQHRLPIAALWGSGTTSSSDGQFFRSGKRGNVAGEVNARYGVDPGFSFYTHVSDQHGPYHVQVISAATHEAPYVLDGLLHHGTSLKIDTHYVDTGGVSDHVFILCSLLGFRFCPRLRDFPDRKLASIEPSGSYKALLPLLGRRIKVEVIREHWDEVVRLVASLKSGSVAPSTMLKKLAAYERQNQLDLALQELGRIERTLFMLDWLESPELRRRCHAGLNKGEQRHALAQAICTFKQGRIADRGTETQEYRASGLNLLIAAIVYWNSTYMADAIAHLRAKGEAVPDELLAHTSPVGWEHIGLSGDFLWERAASTPVGRRPLNLERQRRAA; this is encoded by the coding sequence GTGCCGCGACATCGTTTGTTGCCCGACACGGAGTTACGGCGGCTTCTTGGTATTCCCGCGGATCGGGATGCTCTGGCGCGTCGCTTCACGCTCACCCCTTCGGATCAGGACCTCGTTCTGACACGGCGGGGCACGGCCAACCGGCTGGGCTTTGCCGTGCAGCTGGCGCTGCTTCGGCATTCCGGCCGCGCGCTTGCCCAGATCGAGGAACCGCTCGACGCTCTCGTCGACTGGATCGCCACCCAGATCCATGTGCCGGCGCACCTGTTCACCGCTTATGCGCGCCGGCCCCAGACGATGACCGATCATGCTCGGCAACTCGCCGCCATGCTCGGGTTGCGGCCATCGACCAATCTCGATCTTCCCTTCATGATCGAAGCGGCCGCCCAGGCCGCCTGGACCACGAACAGGCCGGAACCGATCGTCACCGCCATCGTCTCCGCCCTCCGCTCCCAAAACCTCATTCTGCCGGCATTGCCGGTGATCGAGCGCACCGGCGCCGCTGGGCGCGCCCGTGCCCGCAAGCGGGCGGTGGATGCTCTGCTTGCCGGCCTCACCGACGAGCAACTGGCCGAACTCGATCGTCTGCCGGTGGTCGATCCTGACCTCGGCGGGACTCCTCTTTCCTGGTTGAAGGCGATGCCGAGCGCGCCGAAAGCCGGACATGTCCGTGACCTGCTCGACAAGCTTCAGGCCGTCCGCGCCATTGGGATCGCATCCGACATCGACACGCGCATTCCCGAAGTCCGGTTCCGCCAGTTCGTCCGGGAAGGTCAGGCATCGCCCGCCTATCTGCTCGGCCGCTACACCGCTCAACGGCGGCGAGCAACCCTGGTTGCCGTGCTGTTCGATCTGGAATCCCGATTGATCGACGCCGTGCTCGACATGGCCGACCGGCTGATCGGTGGCGCCTTCACACGGGGCAAGCACGCCAAGGAAAAGACTTACGCCGCGACCACACGCGATGTCGGCCGCCTGATGCGGCTCTTCCATGACACCATTGAGGCGCTCGCCGTAGCCCAGGACAGCGACCGTGATGCTTTTGCCGTCGTCGACGAGAGCGTCGGCTGGGCGAAGCTGTTGCGTGCCCGCCCCGAAGTGGCCAGCCTTGCCGATTTGGCGGAGGAGAATCCCCTTGTCCGTGCCGCCGACCGCTACATCACGATCCGGAAGTTCCTCCCGGCTCTTCTCGAAGCTCTCACCTTCAAGGCTGCCAGGGACAACGACCCGCTGCTCGCAGCGGTCGCGCTGCTGCGCGATCTCAACCAGTCCGGAAAGCGCGACATACCGGCGGACGCACCGATGCCTTTCCGCAAGGAGTGGCGACGGCTGGTCGTCGATGGCGGGAAACCCAATCGCCGGCTGTACGAGATGGCGGTGGTCGCCACTCTGCGCAACAAACTCCGCTCCGGCGATGTCTGGGTCGAACGGTCCTCCAACTATCGCCGTTTCGACAGTTATCTGCTGCCAACCATGGCCGTCGCGCCGGTCCTGTCGGAGTTGGGGTTGCCTGACACAGCCGATGCCTGGATAGCAATGCGTGGTCAGGAACTCGACGAGCGGCTGAAGCGCTTCACTCTGCGGCTCCGGCGTAGCCAACTTGATGGGGTCGAACTCCGAGACGATCGGTTGCACATCACGCCGCTGAGGGCGACGACGCCTGTGGAGGCAACTGTCCTGGCCGGCCGCCTCGACGCTTTGCTGCCACGCGTGCGCATCACCGAACTGCTGCATGAGGTCAACCGCGCGACGGGCTTCGCGGCGGCGTTCACGAACCTGCGCACCGGCGAGCCCTGCGCCAACGAGAACGCGCTGCTCGCCGCTATCCTCGCCGACGGCACCAATCTGGGCTTGGCACGCATGGCGGACGCCAGCCAAGGCGTGACCCGCGACCAGCTGGTGTGGACCGCCGATGCCTACATCCGTCCCGAAACCTACCGGGCGGCCCTGGCCCGGATCATCGAGGCGCAGCACCGCTTACCGATCGCCGCTCTGTGGGGGAGTGGAACGACATCCTCATCGGATGGACAATTCTTTCGCTCTGGAAAACGAGGGAACGTCGCCGGCGAAGTAAACGCCCGCTATGGCGTCGATCCCGGCTTCAGCTTCTACACTCATGTCTCCGATCAGCATGGCCCCTACCATGTCCAGGTCATTTCGGCCGCGACCCACGAGGCGCCTTATGTGCTCGATGGGCTGCTCCACCACGGCACCAGTTTGAAGATCGACACCCATTACGTGGACACCGGGGGCGTGTCCGACCATGTCTTCATTCTCTGCTCACTGCTCGGTTTCCGCTTCTGTCCCCGGCTGCGTGACTTCCCCGACCGGAAGTTGGCCAGCATCGAACCTTCCGGATCCTACAAGGCCTTGCTGCCGCTTCTCGGACGGCGGATCAAGGTGGAGGTTATCCGCGAGCATTGGGATGAGGTCGTGCGCCTGGTCGCATCCCTGAAGAGCGGTTCGGTCGCGCCGTCCACCATGCTGAAGAAGCTGGCGGCTTATGAGCGGCAGAACCAACTCGACCTTGCTCTCCAGGAGCTTGGCCGGATCGAACGCACTCTGTTCATGCTCGACTGGTTGGAGAGCCCGGAACTGAGGCGGCGCTGCCACGCCGGTCTTAACAAGGGAGAACAGCGTCATGCCCTGGCCCAGGCGATCTGTACCTTCAAGCAAGGCCGGATTGCCGATCGCGGCACGGAGACACAGGAATACCGGGCCTCGGGACTGAACCTGTTGATCGCCGCCATCGTCTATTGGAACTCCACCTACATGGCCGATGCCATCGCGCACCTTCGTGCGAAGGGAGAGGCGGTGCCTGATGAACTGCTTGCCCACACGTCTCCGGTCGGCTGGGAACACATCGGCCTGTCGGGCGATTTCCTGTGGGAACGGGCGGCGTCCACACCGGTCGGCCGGCGCCCGCTCAACCTTGAGCGCCAACGTCGGGCTGCCTGA